The Periplaneta americana isolate PAMFEO1 chromosome 9, P.americana_PAMFEO1_priV1, whole genome shotgun sequence genome contains a region encoding:
- the LOC138706587 gene encoding arylsulfatase B-like isoform X1, giving the protein MIIKSVLFLLWIVPISLCSNPHIVFIIADDMGWNDFSFHGADQIQTPNIDALAYHGVILNQLYAQPVCTPTRAALLTGRYPSNIGMQGWPLGSAETKALPAGKILPEYLKDLGYSTYMVGKWHLGYYKEEFTPTYRGFDSHLGYLNGFISYFDHINQEQVAYDPDMFLAGLDFRRNMTPAWDLSGRYATDVFTEEAERLIQQHNASTPMFLYLAHLAGHAGNAGKLLEAPQEVINQFSHIIEPNRKTYAAMTWNLDESVGRVVKALQANGMLENTVIVFMSDNGAPTESVVKYQNWGSNYPLRGLKTTHWEGGIRVPAVIWNHQLARRVSGELFHVTDWLPTLLAVAGGSAVDAPVDGLNQWDALMSNGTSPRTDALLLLDEVANVYAFRWGKWKLTNGTNHELQGKTDGFYGESGSSPSNPPYNITAVIHSYVGEALSNLESSIPPSEEEILEMRLEATVSCPELSDETACNPISNSEPCLFDLVEDPCEKNNVASSHPDVVQTMMEMLSKYQESLVPQEQVDPDIDGSDPAKYNNTWSPWKD; this is encoded by the exons ATGATTATTAAATCTGTTCTTTTCCTTCTCTGGATAGTGCCGATTTCCCTCTGTTCTAACCCTCATATAGTGTTCATCATCGCCGATGACATG GGGTGGAATGACTTCAGCTTCCACGGCGCAGACCAGATCCAGACACCCAACATCGATGCCCTGGCCTACCACGGCGTGATCCTGAACCAACTGTACGCCCAGCCTGTCTGCACTCCCACCAGAGCCGCTCTACTCACTGGCAGATATCCCTCCAATATCG GTATGCAGGGTTGGCCTCTGGGATCAGCGGAAACCAAAGCCTTACCTGCAGGTAAGATTCTGCCTGAGTACCTCAAGGACCTTGGGTATTCTACTTACATGGTCGGAAAGTGGCATCTCGGATACTACAAGGAAGAATTCACGCCAACATATCGCGGATTTGATTCCCATCTTGGATACTTAAACGGATTCATTAGCTACTTTGACCACATAAATCAAGAACAG GTGGCATATGACCCCGATATGTTCTTAGCGGGGTTAGATTTTCGCCGTAACATGACCCCCGCGTGGGACCTGTCCGGACGCTACGCCACAGATGTCTTCACCGAAGAGGCGGAGCGGCTGATTCAGCAACACAACGCTTCCACGCCGATGTTCCTGTACCTGGCGCACCTGGCAGGACACGCCGGTAACGCGGGGAAGCTCCTGGAGGCGCCACAGGAGGTCATCAACCAGTTCTCTCACATCATCGAACCCAACAGGAAGACTTACGCAG CAATGACTTGGAACTTGGACGAATCTGTAGGCAGAGTCGTGAAGGCTCTGCAAGCCAACGGGATGCTGGAGAACACAGTCATTGTATTCATGTCTGATAACGGGGCCCCGACAGAGAGTGTGGTGAAGTACCAGAACTGGGGATCAAACTACCCGCTGAGAGGG TTGAAAACAACGCATTGGGAAGGCGGTATTCGAGTCCCGGCAGTGATTTGGAACCACCAGCTGGCGCGACGAGTGTCTGGAGAGTTGTTCCACGTAACAGACTGGCTTCCTACTCTACTGGCGGTTGCAGGCGGTAGTGCTGTGGATGCACCTGTGGATGGATTGAATCAGTGGGACGCTCTGATGTCCAACGGGACGTCTCCAAGGACAGACGCGTTGCTTCTCTTGGACGAAGTGGCGAACGTGTACGCCTTCAGATGGGGCAAGTGGAAGCTTACCAACG GTACCAACCACGAGTTACAAGGTAAAACAGACGGTTTCTATGGTGAATCGGGATCCTCTCCGTCCAATCCCCCATACAATATAACAGCTGTGATCCACAGTTATGTTGGTGAGGCACTGTCCAATTTAGAGAGTTCTATACCTCCTTCAGAAGAAGAGATACTGGAAATGAGGTTGGAAGCAACTGTGAGTTGTCCTGAACTGAGTGATGAAACAGCTTGCAACCCCATTAGCAACAGTGAGCCTTGTTTGTTCGACTTGGTTGAGGATCCTTGCGAGAAAAACAATGTCGCCTCCAGTCACCCTGATGTCGTACAAACCATGATGGAGATGCTTTCGAAATACCAAGAATCTTTGGTACCTCAAGAACAAGTGGATCCAGACATAGACGGTTCTGATCCTGCGAAATATAACAACACATGGAGTCCTTGGAAGGATTAG